A genomic stretch from Croceibacterium aestuarii includes:
- a CDS encoding sugar MFS transporter, protein MALAPDGSAAVISADGGKPMSYRPALALLASLFFMWGFITVINNTLLPHLRSVFELNYTQTTVIESVWFIAYGVMGMPSAFLIERTGYKKAIIIGLAAMAVGALCMVPAARLPSYGVTLAALFVIASGITLLQVAANPYVAVIGPAESSESRLTLVQAFNSMGTFFAPYFGGYLILSRTIGGTSLEGTELTAAQRLADAEATQLPYVLVAIVLAVIAVIIWRSPLPALGSATSRVAQEERKKLSLWSHRHLVLGVPAIFIYLIAEIGVANLFITFAILPDIAAITPATAANYLVLMWGGMMVGRFAGSFLMRRFPADKTLAAFALFAMAVMIGAATLHGPVAMWCLILVGLGHSIMFPTIFAMAIKGLGPLTEEASGLLITAIAGGALVVVQGWLADTYGLQNSFWLTVACELYVLFYALWGSKVRNPLPPVVEAG, encoded by the coding sequence TCTGGCGCCGGATGGAAGTGCTGCCGTGATCTCGGCCGATGGCGGCAAGCCGATGAGCTACCGGCCGGCGCTGGCCCTGCTCGCCTCGCTGTTCTTCATGTGGGGCTTCATCACCGTCATCAACAACACGCTGCTGCCGCACCTGCGCAGCGTGTTCGAGCTCAACTATACCCAGACCACGGTCATCGAATCCGTCTGGTTCATCGCCTACGGCGTGATGGGCATGCCCTCGGCGTTCCTGATCGAGCGGACCGGATACAAGAAGGCGATCATCATCGGCCTCGCTGCCATGGCCGTCGGTGCGCTGTGCATGGTGCCGGCGGCCCGGCTGCCGTCCTACGGCGTGACGCTGGCGGCGCTGTTCGTCATCGCCAGCGGCATCACCTTGCTGCAGGTCGCGGCCAATCCCTACGTTGCCGTCATCGGCCCGGCGGAAAGCTCCGAATCGCGCTTGACGCTGGTCCAGGCGTTCAACTCGATGGGCACCTTCTTCGCCCCTTATTTCGGCGGCTACCTGATCCTCAGCCGGACCATCGGCGGGACCTCGCTCGAGGGCACCGAGCTGACCGCTGCGCAGCGGCTGGCGGATGCCGAGGCGACCCAGCTGCCCTATGTCCTGGTGGCGATCGTACTGGCGGTCATCGCGGTCATTATCTGGCGCTCGCCGCTCCCCGCGCTCGGTTCGGCCACGAGCCGCGTCGCGCAGGAGGAGCGCAAGAAGCTATCGCTGTGGAGCCACCGTCATCTCGTGCTCGGCGTGCCGGCGATCTTCATCTACCTGATCGCCGAGATCGGCGTCGCCAACCTGTTCATCACCTTCGCCATCCTGCCCGACATCGCCGCGATCACCCCGGCGACGGCGGCCAACTACCTGGTGCTGATGTGGGGCGGGATGATGGTCGGCCGCTTCGCCGGCAGCTTCCTGATGCGCCGGTTCCCTGCCGACAAGACGTTGGCCGCCTTCGCGCTGTTCGCCATGGCGGTGATGATCGGCGCGGCGACGCTGCACGGCCCGGTTGCCATGTGGTGCCTGATCCTCGTCGGGCTCGGGCATTCGATCATGTTCCCGACCATCTTCGCGATGGCCATCAAGGGGCTCGGCCCGCTCACCGAAGAGGCCTCGGGCCTGCTCATCACCGCCATCGCCGGCGGTGCGCTGGTCGTGGTGCAGGGCTGGCTGGCCGACACCTACGGATTGCAGAACAGCTTCTGGCTGACGGTGGCCTGCGAGCTTTACGTCCTGTTCTACGCGCTCTGGGGCTCGAAGGTGCGCAACCCGCTCCCGCCGGTGGTCGAGGCCGGATAG
- a CDS encoding sugar porter family MFS transporter, which translates to METTRTSVNMALIAAIVAVATIGGLLFGYDSGAVNGTQEGLRQTFDLSPAALGFTVGSLLIGCAVGAFFAGRLADVIGRRKVMIIAALLFVLGALVQGLTGVHELFVLARFSGGMAVGAASVLSPLYISEVAPANIRGRLTTVQQVMIISGLTAAFVVNYFLAQSAGSSLGEIGGTVAWRWMYLAQSVPAIVFLVALFFIPESPRYLVSRGHDEQARGVLTRLFGPDEAARKLGEIRASFSADHRPRLSDVTLPGKIFRPIVWAGIMLATFQQFVGINIIFYYGETLWKLAGVSEEVALERNIVSGLVSIAAVFAAIMVIDKIGRKPLLMIGSVGMAVTLGAMTWAFSGASEDAAGNLMLDPSVGWVALVAANLYVIFFNFSWGPVMWVMLGEMFPNQIRGSALAVAGVAQWGANYAVVQSFPWMADNFGLASTYAFYTVSAVISFFLVKSFVNETKGKELEEMEGWEAPSAAGDAIVPAVREG; encoded by the coding sequence ATGGAAACGACACGCACCAGCGTCAACATGGCGCTCATTGCAGCAATCGTCGCGGTGGCGACGATAGGCGGCTTGCTCTTCGGGTATGACAGCGGCGCGGTGAACGGCACCCAGGAAGGGCTGCGGCAGACGTTCGACCTCTCTCCGGCGGCGCTGGGGTTCACGGTCGGGTCGCTGCTGATCGGCTGCGCGGTCGGCGCCTTCTTCGCCGGGCGGCTGGCGGACGTGATCGGCCGCCGCAAGGTGATGATCATTGCCGCCCTGCTGTTCGTCCTCGGCGCGCTGGTGCAGGGCCTGACCGGAGTGCACGAGCTCTTCGTGCTGGCGCGTTTTTCCGGCGGCATGGCCGTCGGCGCCGCCAGCGTGCTCTCGCCGCTCTACATCTCCGAAGTCGCCCCGGCCAACATCCGCGGCCGGCTGACGACGGTGCAGCAGGTGATGATCATCTCCGGCCTGACCGCCGCCTTCGTGGTCAACTATTTCCTCGCCCAGTCGGCAGGGAGCTCGCTCGGCGAGATCGGCGGAACCGTGGCTTGGCGCTGGATGTACCTGGCGCAGTCGGTCCCCGCGATCGTCTTCCTCGTCGCCCTGTTCTTCATTCCCGAAAGCCCGCGCTACCTCGTCAGCCGCGGCCACGACGAGCAGGCCCGCGGCGTGCTGACGCGGCTGTTCGGGCCCGACGAAGCGGCGCGCAAGCTCGGCGAAATCCGCGCCAGCTTCTCCGCCGACCACCGCCCGCGGCTGTCCGACGTGACCCTGCCGGGCAAGATCTTCCGCCCGATCGTGTGGGCCGGGATCATGCTGGCGACCTTCCAGCAGTTCGTCGGCATCAACATCATCTTCTATTACGGCGAAACGCTGTGGAAGCTGGCCGGCGTGTCGGAGGAGGTGGCGCTGGAGCGCAACATCGTCTCGGGCCTGGTCTCGATCGCCGCGGTCTTCGCCGCGATCATGGTCATCGACAAGATCGGCCGCAAGCCGCTGCTCATGATCGGCTCGGTCGGCATGGCGGTGACGCTGGGCGCGATGACCTGGGCGTTCTCCGGGGCGAGCGAGGATGCGGCGGGCAACCTCATGCTCGATCCCAGCGTCGGCTGGGTCGCGCTGGTCGCGGCCAACCTCTACGTGATCTTCTTCAACTTCAGCTGGGGCCCGGTGATGTGGGTCATGCTGGGCGAGATGTTCCCCAACCAGATCCGCGGTTCGGCGCTGGCCGTCGCCGGCGTGGCGCAGTGGGGCGCGAACTACGCGGTGGTACAGAGCTTCCCGTGGATGGCCGACAATTTCGGGCTGGCCTCGACGTACGCCTTCTACACCGTCAGCGCGGTGATCAGCTTCTTCCTGGTCAAGTCCTTCGTCAACGAGACCAAGGGCAAGGAGCTGGAGGAAATGGAAGGCTGGGAAGCTCCCTCGGCCGCCGGGGATGCAATTGTCCCGGCCGTCCGCGAAGGCTGA